The Niastella koreensis GR20-10 genome includes a window with the following:
- a CDS encoding alpha-L-rhamnosidase C-terminal domain-containing protein: MIFRFTLIITTLFFALSVRGHGSPRPVRQINDPSPTAWNASWIAAPGDDGREYGVYYFRKQLELVTKPATFIIHISADNRYKLYVNDSLVSLGPARGDLYNWNYETVDLAPLLVAGKNTIAAMVWNEADYRPEAQISFRTAFIVQGNSKAEEALNTNNSWKCMRDKAYQPIGGFFAATVGELVDRNKTINHWMNRSYDDSSWPNANNLISGQPKGLSDGFGWMLVPSQLPPREMTYQRIPVCRKATGITLPAGFPATKTALTIPANTTVTLILDQTFLTNAYVTLRFSKGKHAGISLRYAESLVAEFTKYGARKGNRNEVEGKIFSGRKDSLVSDGSDDQVYTNLNFRTFRYIQLLVQTHEEPLIIDDLYGTFTGYPFQQPSKFVTTDTGVNKILEIGWRTARLNAWETYTDCPYYEQLQYIGDTRVQAMITYYNSADNRLPRNAIELMDHSRLTDGVTLSRYPSKGTQIISTFSLWYIGMLHDYWQYRGDSAFIGSKLAGARDILAFFSKYQGKDGSLNNTPYWTFVDWANGQNWFVGSPPKGTDGSSAILDLQLLWAYQWAAGLESKLGIPYYVNLYNQKAAQLKQTIQRKYWNAPHGLYADTKEQNSFSQHTNSLAILTGMLSKANMTTVANHMLSDNTLTQCTIYFKYYLHQALVKAGLGDGYMTWLDIWYKNIAAGLTTWTEDSNIDYTRSDCHAWGSSPNIEFFRTVLGIDSDAPGFSKVKIEPHPGKLTDLAGKIPHPNGKISVHYQLQNGKWMMEIALPAKTTGTLVWKGKVIGLKAGENKMSE; the protein is encoded by the coding sequence ATGATATTCCGATTCACGCTCATCATCACCACACTGTTTTTTGCTTTAAGTGTAAGGGGGCACGGTAGTCCCAGGCCAGTCCGCCAAATCAATGATCCATCACCAACAGCCTGGAATGCCAGCTGGATCGCCGCGCCCGGTGATGATGGGCGGGAATACGGAGTATATTATTTCAGAAAGCAATTAGAGCTGGTCACTAAACCAGCTACGTTTATCATTCATATCTCGGCCGACAACCGGTATAAGTTATATGTAAACGACAGCCTGGTATCGCTGGGTCCTGCCAGAGGCGATCTGTACAACTGGAATTATGAAACGGTTGACCTGGCGCCCTTACTGGTGGCCGGGAAAAATACCATCGCCGCTATGGTGTGGAATGAAGCCGATTACCGGCCCGAAGCCCAGATTAGCTTTCGCACCGCTTTTATTGTACAGGGCAATTCCAAAGCAGAAGAAGCGCTTAATACCAACAACAGCTGGAAGTGTATGCGCGACAAAGCCTATCAACCCATTGGCGGATTTTTCGCGGCTACGGTTGGCGAATTGGTTGATAGAAATAAAACTATCAATCACTGGATGAACAGGTCTTATGACGACAGTTCGTGGCCCAATGCCAATAACCTGATCAGCGGACAGCCCAAAGGATTATCAGACGGATTTGGCTGGATGCTGGTGCCTTCGCAATTACCACCGCGGGAAATGACGTATCAACGCATTCCGGTTTGCCGAAAAGCTACCGGCATTACATTACCGGCCGGGTTCCCTGCCACAAAAACAGCCCTCACCATTCCGGCAAATACAACAGTCACCCTGATACTCGATCAAACTTTTTTAACCAATGCATATGTAACGCTGCGATTCAGTAAAGGTAAACATGCAGGTATTTCTTTGCGATATGCAGAATCGCTGGTGGCGGAATTTACGAAATATGGCGCCCGTAAGGGGAACCGGAATGAAGTGGAAGGCAAGATCTTTTCGGGTCGTAAAGACAGCCTGGTATCTGACGGCAGCGATGACCAGGTATACACCAATCTGAACTTCCGTACCTTCCGTTATATTCAATTGCTGGTACAAACGCATGAGGAGCCATTAATCATCGATGACCTGTATGGCACTTTTACCGGTTATCCTTTTCAACAACCATCAAAATTTGTCACCACAGATACCGGCGTCAATAAAATACTGGAGATAGGCTGGCGTACTGCCCGCCTGAACGCCTGGGAAACGTATACAGACTGTCCTTATTACGAGCAGTTGCAATACATTGGCGATACCCGCGTGCAGGCCATGATCACGTATTACAACAGCGCCGATAACCGGCTGCCCCGTAATGCCATCGAACTCATGGACCATTCCCGGTTGACAGACGGCGTTACCCTGAGCCGTTACCCCTCCAAAGGCACGCAGATCATTTCCACCTTTTCGTTGTGGTATATTGGTATGCTGCACGATTACTGGCAATACCGCGGCGACAGCGCTTTCATCGGCAGCAAACTCGCCGGCGCCCGGGATATTCTCGCTTTCTTCAGTAAATACCAGGGTAAAGATGGGTCGTTAAATAATACCCCCTACTGGACCTTTGTTGATTGGGCCAATGGCCAGAACTGGTTTGTAGGGTCACCACCCAAGGGCACAGATGGCAGCTCCGCCATTCTTGACCTGCAATTGTTATGGGCTTACCAATGGGCGGCCGGTTTGGAAAGCAAACTGGGCATCCCATATTATGTAAACCTGTACAACCAGAAAGCCGCGCAGTTAAAACAAACCATTCAACGCAAATACTGGAATGCCCCGCATGGTTTATATGCCGATACCAAAGAACAAAACAGTTTTTCGCAACATACCAACTCACTGGCCATTCTTACCGGCATGCTCAGCAAAGCCAACATGACCACCGTGGCCAATCACATGCTTTCTGATAACACACTTACCCAATGCACCATCTACTTCAAATATTATCTGCACCAGGCACTGGTAAAAGCAGGCCTGGGCGATGGCTATATGACCTGGCTGGACATCTGGTATAAAAACATCGCCGCCGGCCTCACCACCTGGACGGAAGACAGCAATATTGATTATACCCGCAGCGATTGTCATGCCTGGGGCAGCAGCCCGAATATCGAATTCTTTAGAACGGTACTGGGCATCGATAGCGATGCGCCGGGATTTAGTAAAGTTAAAATAGAACCGCACCCAGGTAAACTGACTGATCTGGCTGGTAAGATCCCGCATCCTAATGGGAAGATCAGTGTGCATTATCAGTTACAAAATGGAAAATGGATGATGGAGATTGCTTTGCCGGCAAAGACGACGGGGACGTTGGTGTGGAAAGGGAAAGTAATTGGGTTGAAGGCGGGGGAGAATAAAATGAGTGAGTAG
- a CDS encoding DUF5005 domain-containing protein, with product MRSKRLLVIALLLFATSSQLFANFSQAHWRWRKDNGSETKATWVSPQDFPATLPFVAGSPLRLRIEVYNSLTNTEMGTVSLQYQRGSAGAWTTINTTNAGHDFVMAGSSAFVTDKQPTTLQVRDDGAGTFTGGKVLVNTYQFTDTINAGARKEYEWCIKPTSSLSKDSIYQFRLLCTGSQDALNYVTPLPNMMLRSNTGIPGNAGIYKDSLVTGFFDRKSGWIASDGTFSVPLSDGRVFWSMNDSYIDHLDTVAGTTGCLFQVRNAGLVQPLGNWSWPATSTRIGSSSGVPSLFKNNTDDNYLLWPTGGYQNGDTVYVYCSNIMNSSGGLGFTRGGNDFLGKMVMPSLSVVGFDNLPSFNDVTFGIGFDTNEPDNYIYTWGVQSAFITSNIVVARFPRNNPRAPWSFWNGTAWDTAVSHIAPVSQGASNGVYVAKVRNKYVALSTEFSVSCDAGTRIYVATSNSITGPFTDRKVLYTIPDNELGHTPFFYGPAIHPEYINSKNELLITYDINCYSNCLPSCINNGFNPDYYRPRGLRVPLSLIDSSISLSGARSAVTPFHGGRLSVYPNPGHSCLTVLLKEFKGNCATLVLRTIAGQIVYSNKVAVNGAEANIPVNLPKGLHPGTYLLTVQNSAYNQVTKVLIQ from the coding sequence ATGAGATCAAAACGATTACTTGTCATTGCCCTCCTGCTGTTTGCTACCAGCAGCCAACTTTTTGCCAACTTCAGCCAGGCGCATTGGCGCTGGCGCAAAGACAATGGGTCTGAAACGAAAGCCACCTGGGTGAGTCCGCAGGACTTCCCTGCTACCCTGCCCTTTGTGGCCGGTTCGCCCCTACGCCTTCGTATAGAGGTGTATAACAGTCTTACCAATACGGAAATGGGGACGGTTAGCCTGCAGTACCAGCGCGGCAGCGCCGGCGCCTGGACAACCATTAACACCACCAACGCCGGACATGATTTTGTAATGGCTGGCTCCAGTGCTTTTGTTACCGACAAACAGCCAACCACTTTACAGGTCCGCGACGATGGCGCAGGTACCTTTACCGGGGGGAAGGTGCTGGTAAATACTTATCAGTTCACCGACACCATCAATGCTGGCGCCCGAAAGGAATATGAATGGTGTATAAAACCTACTTCTTCATTGTCGAAAGACAGCATTTATCAGTTTCGATTATTGTGTACGGGTAGCCAGGATGCGCTTAACTATGTTACGCCGTTACCCAACATGATGCTCCGGAGCAATACGGGCATTCCCGGTAATGCCGGGATCTATAAAGATTCGCTGGTGACCGGTTTCTTTGACAGAAAAAGCGGCTGGATCGCCAGTGATGGCACCTTCTCCGTTCCCCTCTCGGATGGCCGCGTGTTCTGGTCAATGAATGATAGTTATATCGATCACCTGGATACGGTGGCCGGGACTACAGGTTGTTTGTTCCAGGTAAGAAATGCGGGATTGGTACAGCCATTGGGCAACTGGAGCTGGCCAGCCACCAGTACGCGGATCGGCAGCAGTTCGGGTGTTCCCAGTTTGTTCAAGAACAATACCGATGACAACTATCTTTTATGGCCAACCGGTGGGTACCAGAACGGCGACACCGTATATGTGTATTGCAGCAATATTATGAACAGCAGCGGCGGGCTTGGGTTTACCCGGGGCGGTAACGACTTCCTGGGTAAGATGGTAATGCCCAGTCTTTCTGTAGTAGGTTTTGATAACCTGCCGAGCTTTAACGACGTCACCTTCGGCATTGGCTTTGATACCAACGAGCCGGACAATTATATTTATACCTGGGGCGTCCAAAGCGCTTTTATCACCAGTAACATTGTGGTAGCACGCTTTCCCCGGAACAATCCACGCGCACCCTGGTCGTTCTGGAATGGTACTGCCTGGGATACTGCCGTTTCGCATATTGCACCTGTTAGCCAGGGTGCTTCAAATGGCGTATATGTAGCCAAGGTGCGGAATAAATACGTGGCACTTAGTACCGAGTTCAGTGTAAGCTGCGATGCCGGCACGCGCATTTATGTAGCTACCAGCAACAGCATTACCGGTCCGTTTACCGATAGAAAAGTGTTGTATACGATCCCCGATAATGAATTAGGTCATACGCCTTTCTTTTATGGCCCTGCCATTCATCCCGAGTATATCAATTCAAAAAATGAATTGCTGATCACTTACGACATCAACTGTTACAGCAACTGTTTGCCCAGTTGTATCAATAACGGGTTCAACCCCGATTATTATCGCCCGCGTGGCTTACGCGTACCGCTGAGTCTCATCGATTCCAGCATTAGCTTATCCGGCGCCCGCAGTGCGGTGACGCCATTTCACGGCGGCCGGTTATCGGTATATCCCAACCCGGGTCACTCCTGTCTTACTGTATTACTGAAAGAGTTCAAAGGTAATTGTGCGACCCTGGTGTTGCGTACTATAGCTGGCCAGATCGTTTACAGTAATAAAGTAGCGGTGAACGGCGCTGAGGCTAACATTCCTGTAAACTTACCAAAGGGATTACACCCGGGCACGTATTTACTGACGGTACAAAATTCAGCATACAACCAGGTAACAAAGGTTTTAATACAATAA
- the lnt gene encoding apolipoprotein N-acyltransferase, whose translation MNRYAAPGGAIIAGLCLFVAVQQAVFLMGWIALVPVLLPIFSYKLQAVSGKPQATSRKLQASGYKQYTPTRQHQRGIFFNGLVLGGSFSCCAFAWMIKGIPSFTGLSIGYGMAIFLLCVVLFSFACAGVLWIAFRIPNPFFIASVWALAEVVLQWMAGSLPWFLFHIGNSLSANLYAIQPVSVIGITGCSFVIVLVNCLVAKALAQRRYQQLLLPLSLFICFMCWGWLLLFLFERGDNNTQAATFKLAILQPNIPPEVQWDQQNGNALVQQLLQQEKQCIAQQPNVILWAESAIPWTYSPNDDLVKELLHNSDPAQISHILGINTAIAEDVVGNSAYCLLPGGKLAGRYDKATPLLFIEQPLQGWLLPFFSANGYSVQPGNNNLPLNTPYGKAGILICNESALPSAAATTVRQGAQFLLNLSNDGWFRNTYLVNSHFYNARVRAVETRKDLAINSNNGRSGLVNASGRIDETDLVTIRPNTIETIAVRFPALPVCLCLLVLISTIIIHQKTKLT comes from the coding sequence ATGAACCGTTACGCCGCACCTGGAGGAGCTATTATCGCTGGCTTATGCCTGTTTGTTGCTGTGCAACAAGCCGTATTTCTTATGGGCTGGATAGCGCTCGTACCGGTACTCCTCCCGATCTTCAGCTATAAGCTGCAAGCTGTAAGCGGTAAGCCGCAAGCGACAAGCCGCAAGCTGCAAGCTTCAGGCTACAAGCAATACACCCCGACGCGGCAACACCAACGCGGCATTTTTTTCAACGGACTTGTTTTAGGTGGAAGCTTTTCGTGCTGTGCTTTTGCGTGGATGATTAAAGGCATTCCTTCATTTACCGGTTTGTCTATTGGTTATGGCATGGCGATTTTCCTTTTGTGTGTTGTGCTTTTTTCCTTTGCTTGTGCGGGTGTTTTATGGATCGCATTTCGCATCCCTAATCCATTTTTTATAGCCTCCGTTTGGGCACTTGCAGAAGTGGTGTTGCAATGGATGGCGGGTAGTTTGCCCTGGTTCTTATTTCATATAGGTAATTCTCTTTCGGCCAATCTGTATGCCATTCAACCGGTATCGGTGATCGGCATTACCGGGTGCAGCTTTGTAATTGTGTTAGTGAATTGTCTGGTTGCAAAAGCATTGGCCCAACGCCGCTATCAACAACTGTTACTTCCCTTGTCGTTATTCATCTGTTTTATGTGCTGGGGCTGGTTGTTATTGTTTTTGTTTGAACGCGGGGACAACAACACCCAGGCAGCCACTTTTAAACTGGCCATCCTTCAACCAAACATTCCGCCCGAGGTACAATGGGATCAGCAAAATGGCAATGCCCTGGTGCAACAGTTGTTGCAGCAAGAAAAGCAATGCATAGCGCAACAACCCAATGTAATCTTATGGGCTGAGTCGGCCATTCCGTGGACCTACTCGCCCAATGATGACCTGGTAAAGGAACTGCTGCATAACTCCGATCCTGCTCAGATCTCGCATATCCTGGGCATAAACACGGCGATTGCGGAGGACGTTGTTGGGAACTCGGCTTATTGTTTGTTGCCCGGTGGAAAGCTGGCAGGCCGTTATGATAAAGCAACACCCTTGCTGTTTATTGAACAACCCCTGCAGGGCTGGCTACTCCCTTTCTTTTCGGCCAACGGCTACTCGGTACAACCTGGCAATAATAACCTCCCCCTGAATACGCCCTATGGAAAAGCAGGGATCCTTATCTGTAATGAATCGGCATTGCCATCAGCCGCGGCCACCACGGTGCGGCAGGGTGCGCAATTTCTGTTGAACCTGAGCAACGATGGATGGTTCCGGAATACCTATCTCGTAAACAGTCATTTTTATAATGCACGGGTAAGAGCGGTGGAAACCCGTAAAGACCTTGCCATTAACAGCAACAATGGCCGGAGCGGTCTTGTGAATGCATCGGGCCGCATTGATGAAACTGACCTGGTTACTATTCGTCCCAATACTATTGAAACCATTGCCGTGCGTTTTCCTGCCCTACCCGTCTGCCTTTGTCTCCTCGTGCTTATCAGCACCATTATCATACACCAGAAAACCAAATTAACATGA
- a CDS encoding prolipoprotein diacylglyceryl transferase has translation MFAPFGLFLLLAFVAAYYIFRVEYRRKEAEGLIHAFFGPARLVHPLCWGLLGFVAGAKIVYWWLHRNLYIGTPQDFIYSARGNWVAGLVAGLVVWLIARRQSPRTGTEPMHPYQLMDYLLLYCGLFGFAGAILFAELDALASGSPFFSFNGLNYYGGLIAGALTYLYINKRYGIRAAIAADIGSPGIMLAYAVGRMGCHIAGDGDWGIINVQPKPGWVPQWLWASRYPHNSVHQGIYIPGCTGSHCTMLPTPVYPTPLYEAIICFCLFLLLWKLRRTIKKPGILFAYFAMLNGAERFCIEFIRINPRYQIGFWKLSQAQVLALGWILTGLIVLLLSKRKPAFQN, from the coding sequence ATGTTTGCGCCCTTTGGATTGTTTTTACTGCTGGCTTTTGTGGCCGCCTACTATATTTTCCGGGTTGAATACCGGCGAAAAGAGGCGGAAGGACTTATTCATGCATTTTTCGGACCTGCCCGGTTAGTACATCCGCTTTGCTGGGGCTTGCTTGGTTTTGTGGCCGGGGCCAAGATCGTTTACTGGTGGCTGCATCGTAACCTGTATATAGGTACGCCGCAGGACTTTATCTATTCCGCCCGCGGTAATTGGGTGGCAGGTTTGGTGGCCGGACTGGTTGTATGGTTGATAGCCAGGCGTCAATCACCCCGAACAGGAACCGAACCCATGCACCCGTATCAATTGATGGATTACCTGCTGTTGTATTGCGGGTTATTTGGATTTGCCGGGGCCATCCTGTTTGCCGAACTGGATGCCCTGGCAAGTGGCAGCCCTTTCTTTTCCTTCAATGGATTGAATTATTATGGCGGGCTGATCGCCGGCGCGCTTACTTATTTATATATCAATAAACGGTATGGTATCCGCGCCGCTATTGCCGCGGATATTGGCAGTCCGGGTATAATGCTGGCTTACGCCGTTGGCAGAATGGGCTGCCATATTGCAGGCGATGGTGATTGGGGCATCATAAACGTTCAACCGAAACCAGGCTGGGTGCCGCAATGGTTGTGGGCCAGCCGGTACCCGCATAACAGTGTGCACCAGGGAATATATATTCCCGGTTGTACGGGCAGCCATTGCACCATGCTGCCAACACCCGTGTATCCTACTCCATTGTATGAGGCTATTATTTGCTTTTGCCTGTTTTTACTGCTTTGGAAACTACGCCGCACCATAAAAAAACCAGGAATTCTTTTTGCTTATTTTGCCATGCTGAATGGTGCTGAACGATTCTGCATCGAGTTCATCCGCATAAATCCCCGTTACCAGATCGGCTTTTGGAAGCTAAGCCAGGCACAGGTTCTTGCGCTGGGCTGGATACTGACTGGGCTGATTGTGCTCCTGCTTTCCAAACGTAAACCTGCCTTTCAAAACTAG
- a CDS encoding RagB/SusD family nutrient uptake outer membrane protein — MKKLAIAVITISVLMALLTACKKTSFLDQTVTSSLDENSTFSDSSNAMQFLNNIYVDIGFATDPRRFSNTGGTYGAGLEAASDEAEGPNSASTNGFIQFATGSVNPTVVPDDAWRKCYADIRAVNQFLKHIPIIPFNSALKKQVAAEARFLRAWYYTMLMQHYGGVPLIGDTIYATADHIDVKRNTYRECVNYVLAELDAAAADLPTTWTGAQYGRACKGACLAVKARVLLFAASPLFNNGGMAAGNADLASIVAYPDADPKRWQLAADAARAVIALNAYQLFVDSTSKPGELGFGFTELFTKRYNTEYILPRMMGDNKYLESLWDVPSRGGSGGSFPYQEIVDAFPMSNGLEITDPASGYDPSHPYANRDPRLGYTIMHDSTMRVTFGTNQPSPLLLYMNTSVTPAVAASGDAVYKGTPTGLYIYKMVDPNVINNSVGNTSRVLPLIRYAEVVLNFAEATNEAVGPTTEVYQSLEAIRQRAGLRPWQLPAGLNQVQMRTVIQKERRLELAFEGFRFWDVRRWLIADQTDNQTMHGMEVDRGPGVVYKPFVVRKHTFSKAMYLWPLPLPEIAKSPELLQNPSY; from the coding sequence ATGAAAAAACTTGCCATAGCAGTAATAACAATTTCCGTCCTGATGGCCCTGCTGACTGCCTGTAAGAAAACGAGTTTTCTTGACCAGACCGTCACTTCCAGCCTGGATGAGAACAGCACTTTCAGTGACAGCTCAAACGCCATGCAATTCCTGAATAACATTTATGTAGATATAGGATTTGCCACCGACCCGCGCCGGTTTTCCAATACCGGTGGAACGTATGGAGCTGGTTTGGAAGCTGCGAGTGATGAAGCCGAAGGGCCCAATTCTGCCAGCACCAATGGCTTTATACAATTTGCCACCGGCTCGGTAAACCCAACCGTTGTACCCGATGATGCCTGGAGGAAATGTTACGCCGACATTCGTGCGGTTAACCAGTTCCTGAAACACATTCCCATTATCCCATTCAACAGCGCCCTGAAAAAACAGGTGGCTGCTGAGGCCCGTTTTCTCCGTGCCTGGTACTATACCATGCTGATGCAACACTATGGTGGGGTACCGCTGATCGGTGATACCATTTATGCAACGGCCGATCACATCGATGTAAAACGCAATACCTATCGCGAATGCGTAAACTATGTACTGGCGGAGCTGGATGCCGCTGCGGCGGATTTACCAACCACCTGGACGGGTGCCCAGTATGGCCGGGCCTGCAAAGGCGCCTGCCTGGCGGTAAAAGCCCGGGTATTGCTGTTTGCCGCGAGCCCCCTATTTAATAATGGCGGAATGGCGGCCGGCAATGCAGACCTCGCCAGTATTGTTGCCTATCCCGATGCCGATCCCAAACGCTGGCAACTGGCTGCCGATGCGGCCAGAGCCGTGATAGCGCTCAATGCTTACCAACTGTTTGTTGACTCTACCTCAAAACCCGGTGAGCTGGGTTTTGGGTTTACGGAGTTGTTCACCAAACGGTATAATACCGAATACATTCTGCCCCGCATGATGGGCGATAACAAATACCTGGAGTCGTTGTGGGATGTGCCTTCACGTGGCGGTTCGGGCGGTTCTTTCCCTTACCAGGAAATTGTGGATGCCTTCCCCATGAGCAATGGGCTGGAGATCACTGATCCTGCTTCGGGTTACGATCCCAGCCATCCTTATGCAAACCGCGATCCGCGCCTTGGCTATACGATCATGCACGATTCCACCATGCGCGTAACCTTTGGCACCAACCAGCCCTCGCCCTTGCTGTTATACATGAACACGTCCGTTACCCCCGCAGTGGCCGCCAGCGGCGATGCGGTATATAAAGGCACACCAACAGGATTATATATCTATAAAATGGTTGACCCGAATGTGATCAACAATAGTGTAGGCAACACCTCCCGCGTGTTACCATTAATAAGGTATGCAGAAGTGGTGTTGAATTTTGCAGAGGCTACCAATGAAGCGGTAGGTCCAACAACAGAAGTGTATCAATCTTTGGAAGCCATCCGGCAGCGGGCCGGGTTGCGGCCCTGGCAATTACCTGCGGGCTTAAACCAGGTGCAGATGCGTACGGTTATTCAGAAAGAAAGAAGACTGGAACTGGCCTTTGAAGGATTTCGCTTCTGGGATGTACGCCGCTGGCTGATCGCCGATCAAACCGATAACCAAACCATGCATGGCATGGAGGTTGACCGCGGTCCCGGCGTTGTGTACAAACCATTCGTTGTGCGCAAACACACCTTCAGCAAAGCCATGTACCTCTGGCCGCTGCCTTTGCCGGAAATAGCCAAATCACCCGAACTGTTACAGAATCCTTCATACTAA
- a CDS encoding DUF5004 domain-containing protein, producing MKKLLTPMLCLLGFFACKPELLVAPSEPVKNLTGSWQIIKATRNGTDLTTRFNFSQFRIHFTDSSYTIDSLVPFIVNHNGKWSFDDPIYPFKLSFQATDSSARTSPLQYPVTDGQRNLIITFSPGCSLNTYQYTLQKAN from the coding sequence ATGAAAAAGCTTTTAACACCCATGCTATGCTTACTTGGCTTTTTTGCCTGTAAGCCGGAACTGTTGGTAGCGCCATCAGAACCTGTAAAGAACCTCACCGGCAGCTGGCAGATCATAAAAGCCACGCGCAATGGTACCGACCTTACCACCCGGTTCAACTTCTCCCAATTCAGAATTCACTTTACCGACAGCAGCTACACCATCGATAGCCTGGTGCCGTTTATCGTGAACCACAATGGGAAATGGTCATTCGACGATCCTATCTATCCATTTAAACTCAGCTTTCAGGCAACTGACAGCAGCGCCAGAACTTCGCCGCTGCAGTATCCTGTTACCGACGGGCAGCGCAATCTCATCATCACCTTCAGCCCCGGTTGCAGCCTGAACACTTATCAATACACCCTTCAAAAAGCGAACTAA
- a CDS encoding DUF4961 domain-containing protein has translation MQDQSIQQKTSGKRRFSAGVVWKLLGALLLLIIAACSITIDNVVIPASINGGGTLPITLNVTITTNQVQTSNFMVAVLVPKVWKTAQNATITFTSDITSGDQPMSVIPAGTPAPQGGGMDWPTLLATKIGNGGNLLPDYEWVAFYSNASYSVDANATIHATVSIKIKTSPDNLMFKLGYCVANSTDGLSSSDRYASATSGCFQVNGTGDLIDFCNPQISTVDPRTSLDNDIITLTFDGGVQSTDLDNASQVYLCIAGITDTGDSLGVCNQTDATKMISLGLNKWQKDIWPRKLFNLTDKQHLTGLRYWFTDATGSKKVGYAGGSSPFLYTFKCQ, from the coding sequence ATGCAAGATCAGTCAATACAACAAAAAACATCGGGTAAACGCAGGTTTTCAGCCGGTGTGGTATGGAAGCTCCTCGGCGCGCTGTTGCTGCTGATCATTGCAGCCTGTTCCATCACCATCGACAATGTGGTTATCCCCGCCAGTATCAACGGCGGCGGTACATTGCCCATTACTTTGAATGTAACCATCACCACCAACCAGGTACAAACCTCCAATTTTATGGTAGCGGTGCTGGTACCCAAAGTTTGGAAGACCGCACAAAATGCCACCATCACCTTTACCAGCGACATCACTTCCGGTGATCAGCCCATGTCGGTGATCCCGGCAGGAACGCCTGCACCGCAAGGTGGTGGAATGGACTGGCCCACCTTATTGGCCACTAAAATCGGGAATGGCGGTAACCTGTTGCCCGATTATGAGTGGGTGGCGTTTTATTCCAACGCCAGTTATTCGGTAGATGCCAATGCTACGATACACGCCACTGTGAGTATAAAGATCAAAACAAGCCCCGATAACCTGATGTTCAAACTAGGTTACTGCGTGGCCAACAGTACAGATGGCCTCAGCAGTTCTGATCGCTATGCATCGGCTACTTCCGGTTGTTTCCAGGTGAATGGCACCGGCGATCTGATCGATTTCTGTAATCCGCAGATCTCTACCGTTGATCCGCGTACCTCGCTCGACAATGACATCATCACGCTCACTTTTGATGGCGGCGTGCAATCAACAGACCTCGACAATGCATCACAGGTATACCTGTGCATAGCGGGAATCACCGATACGGGCGACAGTCTGGGCGTTTGCAACCAAACCGATGCCACGAAGATGATCTCACTGGGTTTGAACAAATGGCAGAAAGACATCTGGCCAAGGAAACTCTTCAATCTTACCGATAAACAACACCTCACCGGGCTCCGGTATTGGTTTACCGATGCTACGGGCAGCAAGAAGGTGGGGTATGCCGGTGGATCGTCGCCCTTCCTGTATACGTTCAAATGCCAATAA